A genomic segment from Glycine soja cultivar W05 chromosome 18, ASM419377v2, whole genome shotgun sequence encodes:
- the LOC114396384 gene encoding receptor-like protein kinase FERONIA yields the protein MDTTSTQIASGTILFLLLLFFSYLSIADVIYSPVELFSINCGSSSSLSTRDGRNWTADIKFLSENKDSVAAPALTPSTLEGPYTDARFSHSQFTYSFPVSTGPKFLRLFFYSTSYQNFHRSEAYFSVKAGLYTLLQNFNASLHADAGNEPGDYLFREYCINLKDGDRLNITFIPSKTSQHPDSYAFINGIEIVSMPPFLYYTNPDDVGITWLPQLVGLNTNPFPIEKNFALETNYRLRVGDQQIPASQDTGMLRSWDVDNKYVTTQSVQSLDIATGIKLRFTKKTPNYTAPDTVYRSVRNMGSNGTINMGFNLTWQLAVDSGFTYLLRLHFCQLDPNISHPGDQSFYIYVQDQLVEDWADILGWSDKQKGVPVVRQYAVLIPGNEQETLNLSLKMHPNPKSLAKDAQINAIELFKINDSTGSLAGPNPNPDPDRLPETPKVPLQRPNNKSSGTTRTLAAAVAGAVSAAVFLSFIVAFFLIKRKKKMGSKKKDGTPLGGGLSSLPTSLCRHFSIVEIRAATNNFDEHFVVGMGGFGNVYKGYIDDGSTRVAIKRLKPDSRQGAQEFMNEIEMLSQLRHLHLVSLVGYCYESNEMILVYDFMDRGTLREHLYDTDNPSLSWKQRLQICIGAARGLHYLHTGAKHTIIHRDVKSTNILLDEKWVAKVSDFGLSRIGPISSSMTHVSTQVKGSVGYLDPEYYKRQRLTEKSDVYSFGVVLLEVLSGRQPLLRWEEKQRMSLVNWAKHCCEKGTLSEIVDAKLKGQIAPQCMQKYGEVALSCLLEDGTQRPSMNDVVRMLEFVLHLQEGAVNEVMESEDTEDIFSSSHSTLHFSDYSKSTALSMATNVGDFSYGSKDSEERLIPDHVFSEIKDPKGR from the coding sequence ATGGACACAACTAGCACCCAAATTGCTTCAGGGACCATCCTCTTCCTTCTGTTGCTGttcttttcttatctttccATAGCAGATGTTATTTATAGTCCCGTTGAACTCTTCAGCATCAACTGTGGATCTTCCAGTAGCTTGTCCACTCGCGATGGTCGCAATTGGACTGCAGACATCAAATTCCTCTCAGAAAACAAGGACTCAGTTGCTGCTCCTGCACTCACACCATCTACCCTGGAAGGTCCTTACACCGATGCTCGTTTCTCTCACTCCCAATTCACTTACTCTTTCCCTGTCTCCACAGGCCCTAAGTTTCTTCGCCTCTTCTTCTACTCAACTTCCTACCAAAACTTCCATCGCTCCGAAGCCTATTTCTCAGTCAAAGCAGGCCTATACACCCTCCTTCAAAATTTCAACGCTTCCCTCCATGCTGATGCTGGTAACGAGCCTGGCGACTACTTGTTCAGGGAGTATTGCATCAACCTCAAAGATGGCGATCGGCTCAACATAACCTTCATTCCAAGCAAAACATCTCAGCATCCAGATTCGTACGCTTTCATCAATGGAATAGAGATTGTTTCAATGCCCCCTTTTCTCTACTACACCAATCCTGACGACGTCGGCATCACTTGGTTGCCTCAACTCGTTGGCCTCAATACGAACCCGTTCCCCATTGAAAAAAACTTTGCTCTGGAGACAAATTATCGGTTAAGAGTTGGAGACCAACAAATCCCGGCCTCACAGGACACGGGTATGCTCAGGAGCTGGGATGTGGATAACAAATATGTAACGACTCAAAGTGTACAATCTCTAGATATTGCCACTGGAATTAAGCTGAGATTCACAAAGAAGACTCCTAACTACACTGCACCAGACACAGTGTACCGATCCGTAAGGAATATGGGAAGTAATGGCACCATCAACATGGGGTTCAACCTCACATGGCAACTTGCCGTTGATTCAGGCTTCACCTACTTGCTAAGGTTACACTTTTGCCAGCTTGACCCGAATATTAGCCATCCTGGTGACCAGAGCTTCTACATCTACGTTCAGGATCAGTTGGTTGAAGACTGGGCAGACATTCTCGGTTGGAGCGATAAACAGAAGGGTGTCCCAGTGGTTAGACAGTATGCAGTTTTAATCCCAGGGAATGAGCAGGAAACGCTTAATCTTTCACTGAAAATGCATCCTAACCCTAAAAGCTTGGCCAAGGACGCTCAAATAAACGCAATTGAGCTATTCAAAATCAACGACTCAACTGGTAGTCTTGCTGGGCCAAACCCAAACCCAGACCCAGACCGTCTTCCAGAAACCCCCAAGGTTCCCCTTCAAAGACCAAACAATAAAAGCAGCGGCACCACAAGAACCCTTGCCGCCGCCGTGGCAGGTGCAGTTTCTGCTGCTGTTTTTCTCTCCTTTATTGTCGCTTTCTTCCTCATCAAACGCAAGAAGAAGATGGGTTCCAAGAAAAAAGACGGAACTCCTCTGGGCGGTGGCTTATCATCACTACCAACCAGCCTCTGCCGCCACTTCTCAATCGTGGAAATCAGGGCCGCCACCAACAACTTCGACGAACACTTCGTAGTTGGCATGGGAGGCTTCGGCAACGTGTACAAAGGCTACATCGACGACGGTTCAACCCGAGTCGCAATCAAAAGGCTCAAACCGGATTCTCGGCAAGGTGCGCAGGAGTTCATGAACGAGATCGAAATGCTGTCTCAACTTCGCCATCTCCATCTTGTCTCCCTCGTTGGTTACTGTTACGAGAGCAACGAAATGATACTGGTGTATGATTTCATGGATCGCGGAACCCTCCGTGAGCATCTCTACGACACTgataacccttccctttcaTGGAAACAAAGGCTCCAGATATGCATAGGTGCTGCGCGAGGACTGCACTATCTGCATACAGGTGCAAAGCACACGATCATTCACCGTGACGTGAAGAGCACCAACATCTTATTGGATGAGAAATGGGTCGCCAAGGTTTCAGACTTCGGGTTATCCCGAATTGGGCCCATTAGTTCTTCAATGACCCATGTGAGCACTCAGGTGAAAGGTAGCGTTGGATATTTAGATCCGGAGTATTACAAACGACAGCGTTTGACTGAGAAGTCTGATGTGTATTCCTTTGGGGTGGTGCTCTTGGAGGTATTGTCTGGGAGGCAGCCTTTGCTCCGTTGGGAGGAGAAGCAACGAATGTCACTTGTTAATTGGGCAAAGCATTGCTGTGAGAAGGGAACTCTAAGTGAGATAGTGGATGCAAAACTGAAGGGCCAGATAGCGCCTCAGTGTATGCAAAAATATGGTGAGGTTGCGCTGAGTTGTTTGCTTGAGGATGGAACTCAGAGGCCTTCCATGAACGACGTCGTTCGGATGCTGGAGTTTGTTCTGCATCTTCAGGAGGGTGCTGTTAATGAAGTGATGGAGAGTGAAGATACCGAGGACATATTTAGCAGTAGCCATAGTACTCTACATTTTTCGGATTATAGTAAGAGCACTGCATTGAGTATGGCTACAAACGTTGGAGATTTTAGCTATGGAAGTAAGGACTCTGAGGAGAGGTTGATCCCGGACCATGTTTTCTCTGAGATTAAGGATCCAAAGGGACGATGA
- the LOC114397595 gene encoding receptor-like protein kinase FERONIA, translating into MDTTSTQIASGTILFLLLLFFPYLSIADVIYSPVELFSINCGSSSSLSTRDGRNWTADIKFLSENKDSVAAPALTPSTLEGPYTDARFSHSQFTYSFSVSTGPKFLRLFFYSTSYQNFHRSKAYFSVKAGPYTLLQNFNASLHADAGNDPGDYLFREYCINLKDGDRLNITFIPSKTSQNPDSYAFINGIEIVSMPPFLYYTNPDDVDISGLPHLVGLNTNPFPIENNYAMETKYRLRVGDQQIPALNDTGMLRSWDVDNKYVTTQSVLSLDIATGIKLRFTKKTPNYTAPDTVYRSVRNMGSNGTFNMGFNLTWQLPIDSGFTYLLRLHFCQLDPNISRPGDQSFFIYVQDQLVEDWADILGWSHKQKGVPVVKQYVVLIPGNEQETLNLSLKMHPNPKSLAKDAQINAIELFKINDPTGNLAGPNPDSHPKTSEVPLLSSNKKSKGSTRTLTGAVAGAVSGVVMLSLTVAFFLIKRKKKMGSKKKDGTPLGGGLSSLPTSLCRHFSIAEIRAATNNFDEHFVVGMGGFGNVYKGYIDDGSTRVAIKRLKPDSRQGAQEFMNEIEMLSQLRHLHLVSLVGYCYESNEMILVYDFIDRGTLREHLYDTDNPSLSWKQRLQICIGAARGLHYLHTGAKHMIIHRDVKSTNILLDEKWVAKVSDFGLSRIGPISSSMTHVSTQVKGSVGYLDPEYYKRQRLTEKSDVYSFGVMLLEVLSGRQPLLRWEEKQRMSLVNWAKHCCEKGTLSEIVDAKLKGQIAHQCLQKYGEVALSCLLEDGTQRPSMNDVVRMLEFVLHLQEGAVNEVTESEDTEDLFSSSHSSLHFSDYSKSTALSMATNVGDCSYGSKDSEERLIPDHVFSEIKDPKGR; encoded by the coding sequence ATGGACACAACTAGCACCCAAATTGCTTCAGGGACCATCCTCTTCCTTCTGTTACTGTTCTTTCCTTATCTTTCCATAGCAGATGTTATTTATAGTCCCGTTGAACTCTTCAGCATCAACTGTGGATCTTCCAGTAGCTTGTCCACTCGCGATGGTCGCAATTGGACTGCAGACATCAAATTCCTCTCAGAAAACAAGGACTCAGTTGCTGCTCCTGCACTCACACCATCTACCCTGGAAGGTCCTTACACCGATGCTCGTTTCTCTCACTCCCAATTCACTTACTCTTTCTCTGTCTCCACAGGCCCAAAGTTTCTTCGCCTCTTCTTCTACTCAACTTCCTACCAAAACTTCCATCGCTCCAAAGCCTATTTCTCAGTCAAAGCAGGCCCATACACCCTCCTTCAAAATTTCAACGCTTCCCTCCATGCTGATGCTGGTAACGACCCTGGCGACTACTTGTTCAGGGAGTATTGCATCAACCTCAAAGATGGCGATCGGCTCAACATAACCTTCATTCCAAGCAAAACATCTCAGAATCCAGATTCGTACGCTTTCATCAATGGAATAGAGATTGTTTCAATGCCCCCTTTTCTCTACTACACCAATCCTGACGACGTCGACATCAGTGGATTGCCTCATCTCGTTGGCCTCAATACGAACCCGTTCCCCATTGAAAACAACTATGCTATGGAGACAAAGTATCGGTTAAGAGTTGGAGACCAACAAATCCCGGCCTTAAACGACACGGGTATGCTCAGGAGCTGGGATGTGGATAACAAATATGTAACGACTCAAAGTGTACTATCTCTAGATATTGCCACTGGAATTAAGCTGAGATTCACAAAGAAGACTCCTAACTACACTGCACCAGACACAGTGTACCGATCCGTAAGGAATATGGGAAGTAATGGTACCTTCAACATGGGGTTCAACCTCACATGGCAACTTCCCATTGATTCAGGCTTCACCTACTTGCTAAGGTTACACTTTTGCCAGCTTGACCCGAATATTAGCCGTCCTGGTGACCAGAGCTTCTTCATCTACGTTCAGGATCAGTTGGTTGAAGACTGGGCAGACATTCTCGGTTGGAGCCATAAACAGAAGGGTGTCCCAGTGGTTAAACAGTATGTAGTTTTAATCCCAGGGAATGAGCAGGAAACGCTTAATCTTTCACTGAAAATGCATCCTAACCCTAAAAGCTTGGCCAAGGACGCTCAAATAAACGCAATTGAACTCTTCAAAATCAACGACCCAACAGGTAACCTCGCTGGACCTAACCCAGACTCTCATCCAAAGACCTCCGAGGTTCCTCTTCTGAGCTCAAACAAGAAAAGCAAAGGCAGCACGAGAACCCTAACTGGCGCCGTCGCAGGCGCAGTTTCCGGTGTCGTTATGTTATCCCTTACTGTTGCTTTCTTCCTCATCAAACGCAAGAAGAAGATGGGTTCCAAGAAAAAAGACGGAACTCCTCTGGGCGGTGGCTTATCATCACTACCAACCAGCCTCTGCCGCCACTTCTCAATCGCGGAAATCAGGGCCGCCACCAACAACTTCGACGAACACTTCGTAGTTGGCATGGGAGGCTTCGGCAACGTGTACAAAGGCTACATCGACGACGGTTCAACCCGAGTCGCAATCAAAAGGCTCAAACCAGATTCTCGGCAAGGTGCGCAGGAGTTCATGAACGAGATCGAAATGCTGTCTCAACTTCGCCATCTCCATCTTGTCTCCCTCGTCGGTTACTGTTACGAGAGCAACGAAATGATACTGGTGTATGATTTCATTGATCGCGGAACCCTCCGTGAGCATCTCTACGACACTgataacccttccctttcaTGGAAACAAAGGCTCCAGATATGCATAGGTGCTGCGCGAGGACTACACTATCTGCATACAGGTGCAAAGCACATGATCATTCACCGTGACGTGAAGAGCACCAACATCTTATTGGATGAGAAATGGGTCGCCAAGGTTTCAGACTTCGGGTTATCCCGAATTGGGCCCATTAGTTCTTCAATGACCCATGTGAGCACTCAGGTGAAAGGTAGCGTTGGATATTTAGATCCGGAGTATTACAAACGACAGCGTTTGACTGAGAAGTCTGATGTGTATTCCTTTGGGGTGATGCTCTTGGAGGTATTGTCTGGGAGGCAACCTTTGCTCCGTTGGGAGGAGAAGCAACGAATGTCACTTGTTAATTGGGCAAAGCATTGCTGTGAGAAGGGAACTCTAAGTGAGATTGTGGATGCAAAACTGAAGGGCCAGATAGCGCATCAGTGTTTGCAAAAATATGGTGAGGTTGCGCTGAGTTGTTTGCTTGAGGATGGAACTCAGAGGCCTTCCATGAACGACGTCGTTCGGATGCTGGAGTTTGTTCTGCATCTTCAGGAGGGTGCTGTTAATGAAGTGACGGAGAGTGAAGATACCGAGGACCTGTTTAGCAGTAGCCATAGTAGTCTACATTTTTCGGATTATAGTAAGAGCACTGCATTGAGTATGGCTACAAACGTTGGAGATTGTAGCTATGGAAGTAAGGACTCTGAGGAGAGGTTGATCCCGGACCATGTTTTCTCTGAGATTAAGGATCCAAAGGGACGATGA
- the LOC114396386 gene encoding uncharacterized protein LOC114396386, whose protein sequence is MKKQLASRRLLMWVMVHLSISGVLSKFNHTTTSVLCDGSVEDCLNVHHLDSQLPTISSTHFRRILAGEKCCKGNTQTAGTGDPNNPNFCSTATGYHKCGAATDPGQPNRCADPDAYLRPCHI, encoded by the coding sequence ATGAAGAAGCAATTAGCATCAAGGCGTTTGCTGATGTGGGTTATGGTACATTTGAGCATTTCAGGAGTGTTGTCCAAGTTCAACCACACCACAACTTCAGTACTGTGCGATGGCTCCGTAGAAGACTGCCTCAACGTTCACCACTTGGACTCACAGCTTCCCACCATCTCCAGCACCCACTTCCGCAGAATCCTCGCTGGAGAAAAATGCTGCAAAGGTAACACTCAGACTGCAGGTACAGGTGATCCCAATAATCCCAACTTCTGTTCGACCGCAACCGGTTATCATAAGTGTGGTGCCGCAACTGATCCTGGTCAACCCAACCGATGTGCTGATCCAGATGCCTACCTCAGGCCTTGCCATATTTAA